The following are encoded together in the Panicum virgatum strain AP13 chromosome 6K, P.virgatum_v5, whole genome shotgun sequence genome:
- the LOC120713209 gene encoding germin-like protein 8-7: MAPSSYFLLAVVLALVTCQGGNASDPSPLQDFCVADKHSPVKVNGFVCKDPMAVNADDFFKAVNLDKPKNTKDSKVGSIVTLINAMELPGLNTLGISLARIDYAPLGENPPHTHPCATEILTVLEGTLYVGFVTSNPNNTLFAKVLNKGDVFVFPQGLIHFQFNPIHDKPAVAIAGLSSQNPGAITIANAVFGSKPPISDDVLAKAFQVEKGTIDWLQAQFWEDNHN, encoded by the exons ATGGCCCCATCCTCCTACTTCCTTCTGGCTGTTGTTCTAGCATTGGTCACTTGTCAGGGCGGCAATGCTTCTGATCCTAGCCCACTCCAGGACTTCTGTGTCGCAGACAAGCACTCTCCTG TGAAGGTGAATGGATTTGTTTGCAAGGACCCCATGGCTGTGAATGCGGATGACTTCTTCAAGGCAGTTAACCTTGACAAGCccaagaacaccaaggatagCAAGGTGGGGTCTATTGTCACATTGATCAACGCCATGGAGCTCCCTGGCCTCAACACTCTTGGCATCTCTCTGGCTCGCATCGACTATGCGCCATTAGGTGAGAACCCCCCGCACACGCACCCATGTGCTACTGAAATCCTCACGGTGCTCGAGGGGACGCTCTATGTTGGGTTTGTCACCTCCAACCCAAACAACACCCTATTTGCCAAGGTCTTAAACAAGGGTGACGTGTTCGTATTCCCCCAAGGGCTCATCCACTTCCAGTTCAACCCCATCCATGACAAGCCAGCGGTTGCAATCGCTGGGCTCAGCAGCCAAAACCCTGGGGCTATCACCATCGCCAATGCAGTCTTTGGATCAAAGCCTCCTATCTCTGATGATGTTTTGGCCAAGGCATTCCAGGTGGAGAAGGGGACAATTGATTGGCTTCAGGCTCAGTTCTGGGAGGACAACCACAACTAA
- the LOC120713901 gene encoding germin-like protein 8-7, with product MALSSYFLLAVLLALVSCLGNASDPSPLQDFCVADRHSPVKVNGFVCKDPMAVNADDFFKAANLDKPKNTKDSKVGSIVTLINAMELPGLNTLGISLARIDYAPLGENPPHTHPRATEILTVLEGTLYVGFVTSNPNNTLFAKVLNKGDVFVFPQGLIHFQFNPIHDKPAVAIAALSSQNPGAITIANAVFGSKPPISDDVLAKAFQVEKGTIDWLQAQFWQDNHN from the exons atggcCCTATCCTCCTACTTCCTTCTGGCTGTTCTTCTAGCATTGGTCTCTTGTCTGGGCAATGCTTCTGATCCTAGTCCGCTCCAGGACTTCTGCGTCGCAGACAGGCACTCTCCTG TGAAGGTGAATGGATTTGTTTGCAAGGACCCCATGGCCGTGAATGCGGATGACTTCTTCAAGGCAGCTAACCTTGACAAGCccaagaacaccaaggatagCAAGGTGGGGTCTATTGTCACATTGATCAATGCCATGGAGCTCCCTGGCCTCAACACTCTTGGCATCTCTCTAGCTCGCATCGACTATGCGCCATTAGGTGAGAACCCCCCGCACACGCACCCACGTGCTACTGAAATCCTCACGGTGCTCGAGGGGACGCTCTATGTTGGGTTTGTCACCTCCAACCCAAACAACACCCTGTTTGCCAAGGTCCTCAACAAGGGCGACGTGTTCGTATTCCCCCAAGGGCTCATCCACTTCCAGTTCAACCCCATCCACGACAAGCCAGCGGTCGCAATCGCTGCACTCAGCAGCCAAAACCCCGGGGCTATCACCATAGCCAATGCAGTCTTTGGATCAAAGCCTCCGATCTCCGATGATGTTTTGGCCAAGGCATTCCAGGTGGAGAAGGGAACAATTGATTGGCTTCAGGCTCAGTTCTGGCAGGACAACCACAACTAA
- the LOC120713208 gene encoding germin-like protein 8-11, translated as MNCRVALQIGHGNFPRVYQPQNMPYTGPHPFVPCLDQIIDQRLHVNGFACKDPMAVNADDFFKAANLDKPMDTMKSKVGSNVTLINVMQLPGPNTLGISLACIDYAPLGQNPPHTNPRATKILTMLERTLYVGFVTSNPDNKLFAKVLNKGDVFVFPHGLIHFQFNPIYDKPAVAIAALSSQNPRAITIANAVFGLKPPISDDVLAKAFQVQKGTIDWLQAQFWENNHN; from the exons ATGAACTGCAGAGTTGCCTTGCAAATTGGACATGGGAACTTCCCGAGAGTATACCAGCCGCAGAATATGCCATACACAG GTCCACACCCCTTCGTCCCATGCCTTGACCAAATCATCGATCAGAGGCTCCAT GTGAATGGGTTTGCTTGCAAGGATCCTATGGCCGTCAACGCAGATGACTTCTTCAAGGCAGCTAACCTTGACAAGCCTATGGACACCATGAAGAGCAAGGTTGGATCCAATGTTACCTTGATCAATGTCATGCAGTTGCCTGGACCGAACACCCTGGGCATCTCATTGGCCTGTATTGACTATGCACCCCTAGGTCAGAATCCACCACACACAAACCCGCGTGCCACAAAGATCCTCACTATGCTTGAGAGAACACTCTATGTTGGATTTGTCACCTCCAACCCAGACAACAAGCTATTTGCCAAGGTGCTCAACAAAGGTGATGTGTTTGTATTCCCACATGGGCTCATCCATTTCCAATTCAACCCCATCTATGACAAGCCAGCGGTTGCTATTGCCGCGCTCAGCAGCCAGAACCCTAGGGCTATTACCATCGCAAATGCGGTTTTTGGATTGAAACCACCGATTTCAGATGATGTCTTGGCCAAGGCATTCCAGGTGCAGAAGGGGACAATTGATTGGCTCCAGGCTCAATTCTGGGAGAACAATCACAACTAG